The Lacrimispora xylanolytica genome has a segment encoding these proteins:
- a CDS encoding beta-glucoside-specific PTS transporter subunit IIABC: MASKYDGLARIIIQNVGGKSNVISLTHCITRLRFKLKDESKANTDILKNTEGIVTVMKSGGQYQVVIGNHVPDVYAVVCEIGGFGGDSSEAESEAPQKHQKLSAALIDTISGVFQPILGVFCATGLIKGILAILTFTKVLSVEDGTYQLLYAVADGFFYYLPVILGYTASKKFGLNPFTGIALGCALVYPKVVALSTGDVQQVLFAGSMFESNVYATFLKIPVIMPKSGYPSSVVPIVLSVYAASKIEKMWKRIIPDVIKNFLVPTLTLLVAAPLTFVLVGPVANSIAAVIGFLTQAAYNASPVLEGAIVGAFWQVLVIFGLHWGLVPIYIMNLSTQGFDSFMQPYFAASFAQTAVVFAVMLRTKDKNLKSLCIPAVISGFFGVTEPAIYGISLPKKKPFVISCIAASIGGAIIGFGNVKKYMSGALGIFGFTTFINPANNDASSIPWVAAGVLIASLVAFIACFLTYKDVVKEKGVSISPENTKNGGKTQTLVSPLKGNTVYLEDMEDAAFSSGALGKGIAIMPEEGILYAPADATVTAIFPTGHAIGMVTDDGAEILIHIGMDTVKLEGRGFTPLTAVGSRVTKGQEILTFDMEAIQKEGCSLLTPVLISNFSSFSDIIPTDAETVRVGEPLITIL; the protein is encoded by the coding sequence ATGGCAAGTAAATATGATGGACTGGCAAGGATTATTATCCAAAATGTGGGCGGGAAATCCAATGTAATCAGCCTCACACACTGCATTACCAGACTGAGATTTAAGTTAAAGGACGAATCCAAAGCGAACACGGATATACTTAAAAATACCGAAGGCATTGTAACTGTTATGAAGAGCGGCGGTCAGTATCAGGTTGTGATTGGTAATCACGTTCCTGATGTTTATGCCGTTGTATGTGAAATCGGTGGCTTTGGAGGTGACTCCTCAGAGGCTGAGTCAGAGGCTCCACAAAAGCATCAGAAGCTTTCTGCGGCACTGATTGATACCATATCAGGCGTATTCCAGCCTATCTTGGGTGTGTTCTGTGCAACTGGTTTGATTAAAGGCATACTTGCGATTCTTACCTTTACAAAAGTCCTTTCGGTAGAGGATGGAACTTACCAGCTTCTTTATGCTGTGGCAGATGGCTTTTTCTACTACCTGCCGGTTATTTTAGGCTATACGGCTTCTAAAAAATTTGGGCTCAATCCCTTTACCGGAATCGCCCTTGGCTGCGCGCTGGTGTATCCCAAGGTAGTAGCACTCTCCACAGGGGATGTACAGCAGGTTCTTTTTGCAGGCAGCATGTTTGAATCAAATGTCTATGCCACCTTTTTAAAAATTCCTGTGATTATGCCAAAAAGCGGTTATCCCTCTTCGGTTGTGCCCATCGTGCTTTCGGTGTATGCGGCATCGAAGATTGAGAAGATGTGGAAGCGTATCATACCTGATGTTATTAAAAACTTCCTGGTCCCTACCTTGACGCTTTTGGTTGCAGCTCCTCTCACCTTTGTCCTGGTTGGACCCGTAGCCAATTCTATTGCTGCTGTCATTGGTTTCCTGACTCAGGCCGCTTATAATGCAAGCCCGGTACTGGAAGGAGCCATTGTAGGTGCATTCTGGCAGGTACTGGTTATCTTTGGTCTTCACTGGGGACTTGTACCGATTTATATTATGAACTTAAGCACCCAGGGCTTTGACAGCTTTATGCAGCCCTATTTTGCAGCTTCCTTTGCACAGACAGCGGTTGTGTTTGCCGTTATGTTACGAACAAAGGACAAGAACTTAAAGAGCCTTTGTATTCCTGCCGTAATCTCCGGTTTCTTTGGGGTTACAGAGCCAGCCATCTATGGTATCTCTCTTCCAAAGAAAAAACCTTTTGTTATTTCCTGTATTGCCGCCTCCATTGGTGGTGCTATCATTGGATTTGGTAATGTTAAGAAGTACATGTCTGGTGCACTTGGTATCTTTGGTTTTACTACATTTATTAATCCAGCCAACAATGACGCTTCCAGTATTCCATGGGTAGCGGCGGGCGTATTAATCGCATCTTTGGTGGCATTTATTGCCTGCTTCCTTACTTATAAAGATGTGGTAAAAGAAAAAGGTGTAAGTATTTCACCGGAAAATACTAAAAATGGCGGTAAGACACAGACTCTTGTCAGCCCCTTAAAGGGAAATACGGTTTATCTTGAGGATATGGAAGATGCGGCATTCTCATCCGGTGCTCTTGGAAAAGGAATTGCTATTATGCCGGAAGAAGGAATCTTATATGCGCCTGCAGATGCCACTGTAACTGCCATATTCCCAACGGGTCATGCCATTGGTATGGTTACGGATGATGGAGCCGAAATTCTGATTCACATAGGCATGGATACGGTAAAGCTTGAGGGAAGAGGTTTTACTCCCCTGACGGCGGTGGGAAGCCGTGTGACCAAGGGGCAGGAAATCCTTACGTTTGATATGGAAGCCATTCAAAAGGAAGGCTGCTCCCTGTTAACGCCTGTGTTAATCTCCAATTTCTCCAGCTTTTCAGATATCATTCCAACGGATGCTGAAACAGTACGGGTTGGGGAGCCTCTTATTACAATCTTATAA